In Microvenator marinus, one genomic interval encodes:
- a CDS encoding DUF3592 domain-containing protein, with translation MGKLVPIVSFFVAIILAMSALPASIETIQLADEVQSFRSTRALVKSRAEEKHDRGPKTQSLKYEYKVGNRKYSGDNDLTKLTDDAEDIQRLVRKEKDGSETVLIYYDPDSPGRSVIRKDIKTGVSWAIIVITGLLSFATVGSWLHNRKHAKALSKFTRKR, from the coding sequence ATGGGAAAACTCGTCCCGATAGTTTCGTTTTTTGTGGCGATCATACTCGCGATGAGCGCCCTCCCCGCCTCGATTGAAACCATTCAACTCGCTGACGAAGTTCAGTCTTTTCGCTCCACCCGGGCTCTCGTAAAGTCCCGAGCCGAAGAGAAACACGACCGCGGCCCAAAGACCCAATCTCTAAAGTACGAGTACAAGGTTGGGAACCGTAAATACAGCGGAGACAACGACCTTACCAAGCTCACGGACGACGCTGAAGATATCCAAAGGCTGGTCCGAAAAGAGAAGGACGGGTCGGAAACCGTGCTCATCTACTACGACCCCGATTCTCCGGGCCGCTCAGTGATTCGTAAAGATATAAAAACAGGTGTCTCATGGGCGATCATCGTGATTACGGGGCTCTTGAGTTTTGCCACCGTGGGCTCTTGGCTTCACAATCGCAAACACGCAAAGGCCCTCTCAAAATTCACGCGAAAACGGTGA
- a CDS encoding pyridoxal phosphate-dependent decarboxylase family protein, translating to MKSLPRKGRSSNEVLDAMRDLKKEDVQWEDGRVWCLVFHAGDEISQFLKEAYTTYFSENALNPTAFPSLKRMENEVVSMATRLLGGNDYTVGNLTTGGTESILMAVKTAREWGRDRGIKKPEMVVPTSAHPAFDKAAHYFDVKIARVPVDKDFKASVSAMRKAINKRTVLLVASAPQYPQGVVDPIQDIARLASKKGILCHVDACVGGMMLPFVRDLGYEVPPFDFSVPGVTSISADLHKYGYAAKGASLVMYNSPELRKYQYFAYTDWPGGIYVSPTMTGTRPGGAIAAAWAIMHRLGFDGYREIAQKVMQARDKIRDGINAIPGIRVPGTPHMSVMCIVSDRADVNIYEVGDNMSAKGWHMDRQQDPDSLHLTLNFGHIEAADEFLSDLEDAVAAARSTYDPEAAKKERRRNMLMKGALKILPGPVATKATELGTKIMGMDGGLPNRTAAMYGMMASLPNRGDVESIVIDLLDKMTRHEPGTKPILPEEE from the coding sequence ATGAAGAGTTTGCCCAGAAAAGGACGTTCGTCAAACGAAGTTCTCGATGCAATGCGAGATCTTAAGAAAGAAGATGTGCAATGGGAAGATGGGCGCGTCTGGTGTTTGGTTTTTCATGCGGGAGATGAGATCTCCCAATTCCTCAAGGAAGCCTATACCACGTATTTTTCCGAAAACGCCCTAAATCCAACGGCTTTTCCAAGCTTAAAACGCATGGAAAACGAGGTTGTGAGCATGGCGACACGCCTCCTCGGCGGAAACGACTACACGGTAGGCAACCTTACGACAGGCGGCACCGAGTCGATTCTGATGGCCGTCAAGACGGCGCGTGAATGGGGACGAGATCGCGGCATTAAGAAACCTGAAATGGTCGTCCCAACCTCGGCTCATCCAGCTTTTGATAAGGCCGCTCATTATTTTGACGTGAAGATCGCGCGTGTGCCGGTGGACAAAGACTTCAAAGCAAGTGTTTCGGCCATGCGCAAGGCGATCAACAAGCGAACTGTGCTCCTGGTAGCCTCGGCGCCTCAATACCCGCAGGGCGTGGTTGATCCCATCCAAGACATCGCGCGGCTAGCCTCCAAGAAGGGCATTCTCTGCCACGTTGACGCGTGTGTAGGCGGCATGATGCTGCCTTTCGTTCGCGATCTCGGATACGAAGTGCCACCCTTTGACTTCTCGGTGCCGGGCGTTACCTCGATTTCTGCGGACCTTCACAAGTACGGTTATGCCGCAAAAGGCGCATCGCTGGTGATGTACAATAGCCCTGAGCTACGAAAGTACCAGTACTTCGCCTACACCGACTGGCCAGGTGGAATCTACGTTTCCCCCACCATGACGGGAACTCGCCCTGGCGGAGCGATCGCTGCGGCGTGGGCTATCATGCATCGCCTGGGATTCGACGGGTATCGCGAGATCGCGCAGAAGGTCATGCAGGCTCGCGACAAGATTCGAGACGGCATCAACGCGATTCCTGGCATTCGAGTCCCAGGCACCCCACACATGAGTGTGATGTGCATTGTGTCGGACCGGGCAGACGTCAATATCTACGAAGTTGGTGATAATATGTCGGCCAAAGGGTGGCATATGGACCGACAGCAGGACCCAGACTCGCTGCACCTCACCTTAAACTTCGGACATATCGAAGCGGCTGATGAATTTTTGAGCGATCTCGAGGACGCGGTGGCGGCAGCGCGGTCCACCTATGACCCAGAGGCCGCAAAGAAAGAGCGACGCCGAAACATGCTCATGAAAGGCGCTTTGAAGATCCTTCCCGGACCCGTCGCCACCAAAGCCACCGAGCTCGGCACCAAGATTATGGGTATGGACGGTGGCCTGCCGAATCGCACGGCCGCCATGTACGGAATGATGGCGAGTCTTCCGAACCGAGGAGACGTGGAATCAATCGTCATCGACCTTCTGGACAAGATGACCCGACACGAGCCCGGGACAAAACCAATTCTACCCGAAGAAGAGTGA